One genomic segment of Agromyces intestinalis includes these proteins:
- a CDS encoding cytochrome b/b6 domain-containing protein — protein sequence MPDPTIRTALADVSWKRVARWALVAVVAFAIVVVLAKWLRTFPEVAAFLEEFPGEAPLPDWAPVGIPAWVGWQHFFNAFLLVMLVRTGLILRQKQRPSAFWTRDNSRWPRTKRTPRRLGISLWLHLWVDAFWVLNGLVYVALLFATGQWVRIVPTDWSIVPNAISVGLQYASLEWPIENAWVVYNALQVLSYFVVVFIAAPVAVLTGLRLSPVWPATGRLTGLPSERFARAWHFPTMLFLLAFTFVHVVLVFATGVLRNLNVMYASRDVDDWVGFAVFAVSVAVMAIGWVLARPLMLLPVAEKTGQVRRMPPARPPVS from the coding sequence GTGCCCGACCCCACCATCCGCACCGCGCTCGCCGACGTCTCGTGGAAGCGCGTCGCCCGGTGGGCGCTCGTCGCGGTCGTCGCATTCGCGATCGTGGTCGTGCTCGCGAAGTGGCTGCGCACCTTTCCCGAGGTCGCCGCGTTCCTCGAGGAGTTCCCGGGCGAGGCGCCGCTGCCCGACTGGGCGCCCGTCGGGATTCCGGCGTGGGTCGGTTGGCAGCACTTCTTCAATGCCTTCCTCTTGGTCATGCTCGTGCGTACGGGGCTCATCCTGCGCCAGAAGCAGCGGCCGTCGGCGTTCTGGACCCGCGACAACAGCCGCTGGCCCCGAACGAAGCGCACGCCGCGGCGCCTCGGCATCTCGCTGTGGCTGCACCTGTGGGTCGACGCGTTCTGGGTGCTGAACGGCCTCGTCTACGTCGCGCTGCTGTTCGCGACCGGGCAGTGGGTGCGTATCGTGCCGACCGACTGGAGCATCGTGCCGAACGCGATCTCGGTCGGGCTGCAGTACGCGTCGCTCGAGTGGCCGATCGAGAACGCGTGGGTGGTCTACAACGCGTTGCAGGTGTTGAGCTACTTCGTCGTCGTGTTCATCGCAGCTCCTGTCGCGGTGCTGACCGGGCTGCGGCTCTCGCCGGTGTGGCCGGCTACGGGCCGGCTGACCGGGCTGCCCTCTGAGAGGTTCGCGCGGGCCTGGCACTTCCCGACCATGCTGTTCCTGCTGGCGTTCACGTTCGTGCACGTCGTGCTCGTGTTCGCGACCGGGGTGCTGCGCAACCTCAACGTCATGTACGCGTCGCGCGACGTCGACGACTGGGTCGGGTTCGCCGTGTTCGCGGTGTCGGTCGCGGTGATGGCGATCGGCTGGGTGCTCGCACGGCCCCTCATGCTGCTTCCGGTCGCCGAGAAGACCGGTCAGGTGCGACGGATGCCTCCGGCGAGGCCGCCGGTGTCATAG
- a CDS encoding VOC family protein, with product MASLVVHFEIHASEPQRLIDFYTGLFGWEFTQFGDQEYWVIDTGEGSIRNAGEAGHGINGGLTRRGAPGVPESDGSAPEIGAPVNGCTVVIGVDDADESFAKALELGAIESVPLEDLPGVGRVGYLLDPDHNVFGLISAVLSDGTDTMAT from the coding sequence ATGGCGAGCCTCGTCGTCCACTTCGAGATCCACGCGTCCGAGCCGCAGCGGCTCATCGACTTCTACACCGGGTTGTTCGGGTGGGAGTTCACGCAGTTCGGCGACCAGGAGTACTGGGTCATCGACACCGGCGAGGGGTCGATCCGCAACGCCGGCGAAGCCGGGCACGGCATCAACGGCGGGCTGACCCGACGCGGTGCCCCCGGGGTGCCCGAGAGCGACGGGTCGGCACCCGAGATCGGTGCGCCGGTGAACGGCTGCACCGTCGTGATCGGCGTCGACGACGCCGACGAGAGCTTCGCGAAGGCACTCGAACTCGGCGCGATCGAGTCGGTGCCGCTCGAGGACCTGCCGGGCGTCGGCCGCGTCGGCTACCTGCTCGACCCCGACCACAACGTCTTCGGCCTGATCTCCGCCGTCCTGAGCGACGGTACGGACACGATGGCGACGTAG
- a CDS encoding glycoside hydrolase family 35 protein encodes MSRFAIGPTDFELDGRPHRILSGALHYFRVHPDLWADRIRKARLMGLNTIETYVAWNAHEPRRGQWRADGDLDLGRFLDLVAAEGLHAIVRPGPYICAEWDNGGLPAWLFRDPEVGIRRSEPRYLEAVADYLEHVSEIVVPRQIDVGGPVVLVQIENEYGAYGADKDYLETLVQVTRESGITVPLITIDQPTPQMLADGGLPGLHKTGSFGSHTAQRLTTLREAQPTGPLMCMEFWCGWFDDWGSHHHETDAAASAAELDALLAAGGSVNIYMFHGGTNFGLTNGANDKGRYAPITTSYDYDAPLDEAGHPTEKFFAFREVIAKYAPVPDELPASAPDAPELTAPLVPGPALIAVADRLGEASDHDALPSFDDLAHDRGIAIFTTTLPSRASEADGTDAPRSATLVVGDEVRDRAWVLIDGAPVGLLARDAHERAIALPDARGELALIVEDQGRVNYGPRIGEHKGLIGGVALDGDRLRGWRARPLDLDRVPGLAREWAVAEAGPVAGPRFWTTAFDLDEPADLFLDTGDWGKGLVWVNGVLLGRYWRRGPQRTLIVPGPVTRRERNELVVLELEALAEASARFIAGPMLGHTDV; translated from the coding sequence ATGAGCCGCTTCGCGATCGGCCCGACCGACTTCGAACTCGACGGGCGACCGCACCGCATCCTCTCGGGGGCGCTGCACTACTTCCGCGTCCACCCCGACCTGTGGGCAGACCGAATCCGCAAAGCCAGGCTGATGGGCCTCAACACCATCGAGACCTACGTCGCGTGGAACGCGCACGAACCGCGGCGCGGCCAGTGGCGAGCCGACGGCGACCTCGACCTCGGTCGGTTCCTCGACCTCGTCGCCGCCGAGGGCCTGCATGCGATCGTGCGCCCCGGCCCGTACATCTGCGCCGAGTGGGACAACGGCGGTCTGCCCGCCTGGCTCTTCCGCGACCCCGAGGTCGGCATCCGCCGTAGCGAGCCGCGCTACCTCGAGGCGGTCGCAGACTATCTCGAGCACGTCTCCGAGATCGTCGTGCCCCGCCAGATCGACGTCGGCGGCCCGGTCGTGCTCGTCCAGATCGAGAACGAGTACGGTGCGTACGGCGCCGACAAGGACTACCTCGAAACGCTCGTCCAGGTCACGCGCGAGTCGGGCATCACCGTGCCGCTCATCACGATCGACCAGCCGACGCCGCAGATGCTCGCCGACGGCGGCCTGCCTGGCCTCCACAAGACCGGCTCGTTCGGCTCGCACACCGCGCAGCGGCTGACGACACTGCGCGAGGCCCAGCCCACCGGGCCGCTCATGTGCATGGAGTTCTGGTGCGGTTGGTTCGACGACTGGGGGTCGCACCACCACGAGACGGATGCCGCGGCGAGTGCCGCGGAACTCGACGCGCTGCTCGCCGCGGGCGGATCGGTCAACATCTACATGTTCCACGGCGGCACGAACTTCGGCCTCACGAACGGTGCGAACGACAAGGGGCGTTACGCGCCGATCACCACGAGCTACGACTACGACGCGCCGCTGGATGAGGCGGGGCATCCGACCGAGAAGTTCTTCGCCTTCCGCGAGGTCATCGCCAAGTACGCGCCCGTGCCCGACGAGTTGCCGGCGTCGGCGCCCGACGCGCCCGAGCTCACGGCGCCGCTCGTGCCCGGCCCGGCGCTCATCGCCGTCGCCGACCGGCTGGGCGAGGCATCCGACCACGACGCGCTGCCGAGCTTCGACGACCTCGCGCACGACCGCGGCATCGCGATCTTCACGACGACGCTGCCGAGCAGAGCGAGCGAAGCCGACGGCACGGATGCCCCGCGGTCGGCGACCCTCGTCGTCGGCGACGAGGTGCGCGACCGCGCGTGGGTGCTCATCGACGGTGCGCCCGTCGGCCTGCTCGCCCGCGACGCCCACGAGCGGGCGATCGCACTGCCCGACGCCAGGGGCGAGCTCGCGCTCATCGTCGAAGACCAGGGTCGGGTGAATTACGGCCCGCGGATCGGCGAGCACAAGGGGCTGATCGGCGGCGTCGCGCTCGACGGCGACCGGCTGCGCGGCTGGCGCGCCCGCCCGCTCGACCTCGATCGTGTGCCGGGGCTCGCGCGCGAGTGGGCCGTTGCCGAGGCCGGCCCAGTGGCCGGCCCGCGGTTCTGGACCACTGCGTTCGACCTCGACGAACCGGCCGACCTGTTCCTCGACACCGGCGACTGGGGCAAGGGGCTCGTCTGGGTGAACGGAGTCCTGCTCGGCCGCTACTGGCGGCGCGGACCCCAGCGCACCCTCATCGTGCCCGGGCCGGTGACGAGGCGTGAGCGCAACGAGCTCGTCGTGCTCGAGCTCGAGGCGCTCGCAGAGGCATCCGCGCGCTTCATCGCCGGGCCGATGCTGGGGCACACCGACGTCTGA
- a CDS encoding ABC transporter substrate-binding protein, protein MSNHHSALRRTLAVAATAAIATAALAACSPSSGGESGSGGASDLDAALEQGGTITYWSWTPSAEAQVAAFEEAYPNVDVELVNAGTNTDEYTKLQNAIKAGSGAPDVVQIEYYAIPQFALSDSLLDLGQYGLDSLEDQFSASTWGAVNVGGKLVGLPQDSGPMALFYNKAVFDQYGIAVPATWDEYADAARQLHTADPTKYITSDTGDAGFTTSMIWQAGGRPFQVDGTDITIDLADEGTQQWTGVWNQLVQEGLLSPTPGWTDEWYQGLADGSIATLVTGAWMPGVLESSVADAAGDWAVAPMPTYDGTAVSAENGGGGQSVTKQSKNPALAAAFLRWLNSDPASIEIFLASGGFPSTTAELNDPGFLAYESDYFGGQKINEVLVQASKDVSSGWQYLPYQVYANSIFGDTVGQAYANASDLNDGLADWQDKLVAYGNDQGFSVNK, encoded by the coding sequence ATGTCCAACCACCACAGCGCCCTCCGGCGCACGCTGGCCGTCGCGGCGACCGCCGCGATCGCAACGGCGGCCCTCGCCGCCTGCTCGCCCTCGTCTGGCGGCGAGTCGGGTTCGGGCGGGGCCTCCGACCTCGACGCCGCGCTCGAACAGGGCGGCACGATCACGTACTGGAGCTGGACCCCCAGCGCCGAGGCGCAGGTCGCCGCGTTCGAGGAGGCGTACCCGAACGTCGACGTCGAGCTCGTCAACGCCGGCACGAACACCGACGAGTACACGAAGCTGCAGAATGCGATCAAGGCGGGCTCGGGCGCCCCCGACGTCGTGCAGATCGAGTACTACGCGATCCCGCAGTTCGCCCTGTCGGACTCGCTCCTCGACCTCGGACAATATGGCCTCGACTCGCTCGAAGACCAGTTCAGCGCGTCGACCTGGGGCGCCGTGAACGTCGGCGGCAAGCTCGTCGGCCTGCCGCAGGACTCGGGCCCCATGGCGCTGTTCTACAACAAGGCGGTCTTCGACCAGTACGGCATCGCCGTGCCCGCCACCTGGGACGAGTACGCCGACGCGGCCCGGCAGCTGCACACCGCCGACCCGACGAAGTACATCACCTCCGACACCGGCGACGCCGGATTCACGACCAGCATGATCTGGCAGGCCGGCGGCCGCCCGTTCCAGGTCGACGGCACCGACATCACGATCGACCTCGCCGACGAGGGCACCCAGCAGTGGACCGGCGTCTGGAACCAGCTCGTGCAGGAGGGCCTGCTTTCGCCGACGCCCGGCTGGACCGACGAGTGGTACCAGGGCCTCGCCGACGGGTCGATCGCGACGCTCGTGACCGGTGCCTGGATGCCCGGCGTGCTCGAGTCGAGCGTGGCCGACGCGGCCGGCGACTGGGCGGTCGCCCCGATGCCGACCTACGACGGCACCGCGGTGTCGGCCGAGAACGGCGGCGGTGGCCAGTCGGTGACGAAGCAGTCCAAGAACCCGGCACTGGCGGCGGCGTTCCTGCGTTGGCTGAACAGCGACCCCGCGTCGATCGAGATCTTCCTCGCATCGGGCGGGTTCCCGTCGACCACCGCAGAGCTGAACGACCCCGGCTTCCTGGCGTACGAGTCCGACTACTTCGGCGGCCAGAAGATCAACGAGGTGCTCGTGCAGGCCTCGAAGGACGTCTCGAGCGGATGGCAGTACCTGCCGTACCAGGTGTACGCGAACAGCATCTTCGGCGATACGGTCGGCCAGGCGTACGCGAACGCGAGCGACCTGAACGACGGCCTCGCCGACTGGCAGGACAAGCTCGTCGCCTACGGCAACGATCAGGGCTTCAGCGTCAACAAGTAG
- a CDS encoding carbohydrate ABC transporter permease, whose translation MVLLAIYALVPILWLVINSTKTQAGLFSSFGLWFDDDFVLFQNIWETLTYRDGIFLRWLGNTLLYVVVGAGGATLLATLAGYGLAKFRFAGRRAIFAVVLGAIAVPGTALAVPTFLLFSSLGLTNTPWAIIIPSLISPFGLYLVWVYAVDSVPTELLEAARMDGAGEFRTFFTISIRLLAPGIVTVLLFTVVATWNNYFLPLIMLSDPAWYPLTVGLNQWSAQATGVSAQPIYNLVITGSLLTIIPIVVAFLGLQRFWQSGLSAGSVKQ comes from the coding sequence GATCTACGCGCTGGTGCCCATCCTCTGGCTCGTCATCAACTCGACGAAGACCCAGGCCGGGTTGTTCTCGAGCTTCGGGCTCTGGTTCGACGACGACTTCGTGCTGTTCCAGAACATCTGGGAGACGCTGACCTACCGCGACGGCATCTTCCTGCGCTGGCTCGGCAACACGCTGCTCTACGTCGTGGTGGGCGCGGGCGGTGCGACCCTGCTCGCGACGCTCGCAGGATACGGGCTCGCGAAGTTCCGGTTCGCCGGGCGCCGGGCGATCTTCGCCGTGGTGCTCGGGGCGATCGCGGTGCCGGGCACGGCGCTTGCGGTGCCGACGTTCCTGCTGTTCTCGAGCCTCGGCCTGACGAACACGCCGTGGGCGATCATCATCCCGTCGCTGATCAGCCCGTTCGGCCTCTATCTGGTCTGGGTGTACGCCGTCGACTCGGTGCCGACCGAACTGCTCGAGGCCGCCCGCATGGACGGCGCGGGCGAGTTCCGCACGTTCTTCACGATCTCGATCCGCCTCCTCGCGCCCGGCATCGTGACGGTGCTGCTGTTCACCGTGGTGGCGACCTGGAACAACTACTTCCTGCCGCTCATCATGCTGAGCGACCCGGCGTGGTATCCGCTCACGGTCGGGCTCAACCAATGGAGCGCGCAGGCGACCGGCGTGAGCGCCCAGCCCATCTACAACCTGGTGATCACGGGGTCGCTCCTCACGATCATCCCCATCGTCGTCGCGTTCCTCGGCTTGCAGCGGTTCTGGCAGTCGGGGCTCAGCGCCGGAAGCGTCAAGCAGTGA